One stretch of Streptomyces peucetius DNA includes these proteins:
- a CDS encoding tannase/feruloyl esterase family alpha/beta hydrolase: MPFVLPPDIPPARRRRSGAGRRAAGAVTGAALLLGLTAVPAAQAGEPGHCVRQQTLRVPGAERQEVSCLDELTTAGTVASGHTDEADWAGLTPAGLEVPSGVPGIQIDGYFPDGSATNTNHGWMHDSQFVVRLPDRWNGGLVVAGSPGLREQYANDRAISDWVLSRGYAFAATDKGNTGAAFHRDGRRPGDAIAEWNERVTQLTRAARAVVTQRYHRPPDRTLATGMSNGGYLVRWQLENRPELYDGGVDWEGTLWRTEGPNLLTFLPPALRAYPVYAAGGAGAERAHREMVAAGYPAGSEFLWPYHHRYYWDLTQRIYREELDPAFDGATEAGAPFCAPGAPACDADYDYASRPREVHRAVDRIALTGRIGKPLITLHGTLDVLLPIGEGSDVYARMVRDAGRDGMFRYYRVEGGTHVDSLYDVFPDRLRPLTPCHRSAFTAMEDWIAQRGTPAASHTVAMPGDGRDPLTECPLGRR, from the coding sequence GTGCCGTTCGTCCTTCCGCCAGACATCCCTCCCGCGCGCCGCAGACGCTCCGGTGCGGGCAGGCGCGCCGCAGGGGCGGTCACCGGCGCCGCGCTGCTGCTCGGCCTGACCGCCGTCCCCGCCGCCCAGGCCGGTGAGCCGGGCCATTGCGTACGGCAGCAGACGCTGCGGGTGCCCGGCGCCGAGCGCCAGGAGGTGTCCTGCCTCGACGAACTGACCACCGCGGGGACGGTCGCCTCCGGGCACACCGACGAGGCCGACTGGGCGGGTCTGACACCGGCGGGACTCGAGGTGCCCAGCGGCGTTCCCGGCATCCAGATCGACGGCTACTTCCCCGACGGCTCGGCCACGAACACCAACCACGGGTGGATGCACGACTCCCAGTTCGTCGTCCGGCTGCCCGACCGCTGGAACGGCGGCCTGGTCGTCGCCGGCTCCCCGGGGCTGCGGGAGCAGTACGCCAACGACCGGGCGATATCGGACTGGGTGCTCTCCCGCGGCTACGCCTTCGCCGCGACGGACAAGGGCAACACCGGTGCCGCGTTCCACCGGGACGGACGGCGTCCCGGTGACGCGATCGCCGAGTGGAACGAGCGGGTCACCCAGCTGACCAGGGCCGCCCGTGCCGTCGTCACCCAGCGGTACCACCGTCCTCCGGACCGCACTCTCGCCACCGGCATGTCGAACGGCGGCTACCTGGTGCGCTGGCAGCTGGAGAACCGTCCCGAGCTGTACGACGGCGGAGTGGACTGGGAGGGCACGCTCTGGCGTACGGAGGGTCCCAACCTGCTGACGTTCCTGCCGCCCGCGCTGCGCGCCTACCCGGTGTACGCGGCGGGCGGCGCCGGTGCCGAGCGGGCGCACCGGGAGATGGTCGCGGCCGGATACCCGGCGGGCTCCGAATTCCTGTGGCCGTACCACCACCGGTACTACTGGGACCTGACGCAGCGGATCTACCGCGAGGAGCTGGACCCCGCCTTCGACGGGGCCACGGAGGCCGGGGCCCCCTTCTGCGCGCCGGGGGCGCCCGCCTGCGACGCGGACTACGACTACGCGTCGCGGCCCCGCGAGGTGCACCGGGCCGTGGACCGGATCGCGTTGACGGGCCGCATCGGGAAGCCGCTCATCACGCTGCACGGCACGCTGGACGTGCTGCTGCCCATCGGCGAGGGTTCGGACGTGTACGCGCGAATGGTCCGCGACGCCGGGCGGGACGGGATGTTCCGTTACTACCGTGTCGAGGGCGGCACGCACGTCGACTCGCTGTACGACGTCTTCCCCGACCGGCTGCGGCCGTTGACGCCGTGTCACCGGTCGGCGTTCACGGCGATGGAGGACTGGATCGCGCAGCGCGGCACGCCGGCGGCGAGCCACACGGTGGCCATGCCCGGCGACGGGCGGGATCCGCTCACCGAGTGCCCGCTGGGACGCCGGTAG
- a CDS encoding alpha/beta hydrolase family esterase — MPPRQRRVRPYGPIRARAAVRRLRRTAGRLGAALAVAAGGLLLSPVPAAHAAVSLERVGDFGADPGNLDMYVYRSASLTPDPAVVVALHGCTQSAQVYADNSGLTTFADRHGFLLVLAGTTSANNINSCFNWFQATDNRRGQGEAASIRQMAAYAEAAYGADPARTFVTGLSAGGAMTSVMLATYPDVFEAGAVVAGLPYDCTRDTGPFVCMNPGTDRTPQVWAQRVRDAYPAYTGPWPRVAVWHGDDDSTVSPVNARELRDQWTAVHALGQAPDRTSVIGPNGTRREQYLDASGRVAVEVDRVPSTGHGTPVDPGSGPEQCGRTGTAHFIDSICSSLWITDFFGLTGGVSPDPDPGPGPGDPEPPACWTASNYAHVRAGRATTTGGHVCAKGSGQHMGLYNTFVTHTLKESPAGHYTLADGGCP, encoded by the coding sequence ATGCCACCGCGTCAACGCCGCGTACGCCCGTACGGACCGATCCGCGCCCGGGCGGCCGTCCGCCGACTGCGCCGTACGGCCGGCCGGCTGGGCGCCGCACTCGCCGTGGCCGCGGGTGGCCTCCTCCTCTCCCCCGTGCCCGCCGCGCACGCGGCCGTCAGCCTGGAGCGCGTCGGCGACTTCGGCGCCGATCCCGGCAATCTGGACATGTACGTGTACCGGTCGGCGTCCCTGACCCCGGACCCGGCGGTCGTGGTGGCGCTGCACGGCTGCACCCAGAGCGCCCAGGTCTACGCCGACAACTCGGGGCTCACGACCTTCGCCGACCGGCACGGCTTCCTGCTGGTCCTCGCCGGCACGACGTCGGCGAACAACATCAACAGCTGCTTCAACTGGTTCCAGGCGACGGACAACCGGCGCGGGCAGGGCGAGGCCGCCTCCATCCGTCAGATGGCCGCGTACGCCGAGGCGGCCTACGGCGCGGATCCGGCGCGCACGTTCGTCACCGGCCTCTCGGCGGGCGGCGCGATGACTTCGGTCATGCTCGCCACCTATCCGGACGTCTTCGAGGCCGGTGCGGTGGTCGCCGGGCTTCCGTACGACTGCACCCGGGACACCGGCCCGTTCGTCTGCATGAACCCGGGCACGGACCGTACGCCGCAGGTGTGGGCCCAGCGGGTGCGGGACGCGTATCCCGCGTACACGGGCCCCTGGCCGCGGGTGGCCGTCTGGCACGGCGACGACGACAGCACGGTCTCCCCGGTGAACGCACGGGAGCTGAGGGACCAGTGGACCGCCGTGCACGCGCTCGGCCAGGCGCCGGACAGGACGTCGGTGATCGGACCGAACGGGACCCGCAGGGAGCAGTATCTGGATGCGAGCGGTCGGGTCGCCGTCGAGGTGGACCGGGTGCCGTCGACCGGGCACGGGACGCCGGTGGACCCGGGCAGCGGCCCGGAGCAGTGCGGGCGGACGGGCACCGCGCACTTCATCGACTCGATCTGCTCCAGCCTGTGGATCACCGACTTCTTCGGGCTGACCGGTGGCGTGAGCCCCGACCCGGACCCGGGCCCCGGCCCCGGCGACCCCGAGCCGCCGGCGTGCTGGACGGCGAGCAACTACGCGCACGTCCGGGCGGGCCGGGCGACGACCACCGGCGGCCATGTGTGCGCCAAGGGGTCCGGTCAGCACATGGGGCTCTACAACACCTTCGTCACGCACACCCTCAAGGAGTCGCCGGCAGGGCACTACACGCTCGCCGACGGCGGCTGCCCCTGA
- a CDS encoding S1 family peptidase, which yields MNFKRLSPLGSVSRGARLIAVASALVAASALAVPSAVAEPADAPRATTAQLAQAGQAVLGADVAGTAWYTDKESGKLVVTADSTVSADEIARIKKAAGDRAGALEIKRTPGTFNKLIAGGQAIYAGGGRCSLGFNVRSGSTYYALTAGHCTNIGSTWYTNSSNTTVLGTRAGSSFPNNDYGIIRHSNASAADGRVYLYNGSYRDITGAGNAYVGQTVQRSGSTTGLHSGRVTGLNATVNYGGGDVVYGMIQTNVCAEPGDSGGALFSGSTALGLTSGGSGNCSSGGTTFFQPVTEALSRYGVSVF from the coding sequence GTGAACTTCAAGCGCCTTTCCCCCCTCGGCAGCGTCTCGAGAGGTGCGCGGCTGATCGCCGTCGCTTCCGCACTCGTGGCCGCCTCCGCGCTTGCCGTCCCGTCCGCAGTGGCCGAACCGGCCGACGCGCCGCGGGCCACCACCGCCCAGCTCGCCCAGGCCGGCCAGGCGGTCCTCGGGGCCGACGTGGCCGGCACCGCCTGGTACACCGACAAGGAGAGCGGCAAGCTCGTCGTCACGGCGGACTCCACCGTCTCCGCCGACGAGATCGCCAGGATCAAGAAGGCCGCGGGCGACCGCGCCGGCGCGCTGGAGATCAAGCGCACGCCCGGCACCTTCAACAAGCTCATCGCCGGCGGCCAGGCCATCTACGCGGGCGGCGGACGCTGTTCGCTCGGCTTCAACGTCCGCAGCGGCAGCACGTACTACGCCCTGACGGCAGGCCACTGCACGAACATCGGCTCCACCTGGTACACCAACTCCTCGAACACCACGGTGCTCGGCACCCGGGCGGGTTCCAGCTTCCCGAACAACGACTACGGCATCATCCGCCACTCCAACGCCTCCGCGGCGGACGGCCGTGTCTACCTCTACAACGGCAGCTACCGTGACATCACCGGTGCCGGCAACGCCTACGTCGGCCAGACCGTCCAGCGCAGCGGCAGCACCACAGGCCTGCACAGCGGCCGGGTCACCGGCCTCAACGCGACCGTCAACTACGGCGGCGGCGACGTCGTCTACGGCATGATCCAGACCAACGTCTGCGCCGAGCCCGGCGACAGCGGCGGCGCCCTGTTCTCCGGCAGCACCGCCCTCGGCCTGACCTCCGGCGGCAGCGGCAACTGCTCCTCGGGCGGCACCACGTTCTTCCAGCCCGTCACCGAGGCTCTCAGCCGCTACGGCGTGAGCGTCTTCTAA
- a CDS encoding DUF6777 domain-containing protein produces the protein MSAEPPSPGRPTGPPSGPLSGPSQPGPTPPPPPGEPSGAGPSGPPSGPGGPEGPGAPGAGGSQEGPGRPWWRSVPRIAAIAVAVVVAVVLAVVLTRPDGTAGGGAAGGGGEIFLQAAGSAGPDPFTESTAKESSPPASTPTAEPSGSTASPNVTRSVEGSAPGLYGGTRKVASCDVEQQIRALSADPAKNRAFAEVQRIEPSQVPAHLRSLTPVQLRMDTRVTNHGYRDGAPTAYQAVLQAGTAVLVDDRGVPRVRCACGNPLTPPVAQQDPRTTGDPWPGYRASNVVVVAPADRPVKEFILRDDDEWIKRPAGDTGARDKETKPPAREPSPSPATSPPDGTRPSEEHPDSPPSEPSPEEPPTAPPPESDPPPDGPSEPAQPPSEPAPESGADSPDGPAPDGPAPDGPVPDAPGPAAPGPAGPGVGAPGPGETP, from the coding sequence GTGAGTGCCGAACCTCCCTCCCCCGGCCGCCCGACCGGTCCTCCGTCGGGCCCGCTCTCGGGCCCGTCACAGCCGGGCCCCACTCCCCCGCCACCGCCCGGCGAACCGTCCGGCGCAGGCCCGTCGGGCCCGCCGAGCGGACCGGGCGGACCGGAAGGCCCAGGCGCGCCGGGGGCCGGAGGTTCGCAGGAGGGCCCGGGCCGGCCGTGGTGGCGGTCGGTGCCGCGGATCGCCGCGATCGCCGTCGCGGTGGTCGTGGCCGTGGTCCTCGCCGTGGTGCTGACCCGCCCGGACGGCACGGCGGGCGGTGGGGCCGCGGGGGGCGGCGGTGAGATCTTCCTCCAGGCCGCGGGCTCGGCCGGGCCCGATCCCTTCACCGAGTCGACGGCGAAGGAGAGTTCGCCGCCCGCCTCGACGCCCACCGCCGAGCCCAGCGGTTCGACGGCGAGCCCGAACGTCACCCGCAGCGTCGAAGGATCGGCGCCGGGACTGTACGGCGGCACCCGCAAGGTGGCCAGCTGCGACGTGGAACAACAGATCAGGGCGCTGAGCGCCGACCCGGCCAAGAACCGGGCCTTCGCCGAGGTCCAGCGCATCGAGCCGTCCCAGGTGCCGGCGCATCTGCGTTCGCTCACCCCGGTGCAGCTGCGGATGGACACGCGCGTCACCAACCACGGCTACCGGGACGGTGCGCCGACCGCCTACCAGGCGGTGCTGCAGGCCGGCACCGCCGTGCTGGTCGACGACCGGGGTGTGCCCAGGGTCCGCTGCGCCTGCGGCAATCCGCTGACGCCGCCCGTGGCGCAGCAGGACCCGCGGACGACCGGTGACCCGTGGCCGGGCTACCGGGCCTCCAATGTCGTCGTCGTGGCACCGGCGGACCGGCCCGTCAAGGAGTTCATCCTCCGTGACGACGACGAGTGGATCAAGCGGCCGGCGGGTGACACGGGCGCACGGGACAAGGAGACGAAGCCCCCCGCCCGTGAACCGTCGCCCTCCCCGGCCACCTCCCCGCCCGACGGCACCCGCCCCTCCGAGGAGCACCCCGACTCGCCCCCGTCCGAGCCTTCGCCGGAGGAGCCGCCGACGGCGCCGCCGCCCGAGTCGGATCCGCCGCCGGACGGACCGTCGGAACCCGCGCAGCCCCCGTCCGAACCCGCTCCGGAGTCCGGCGCCGACTCGCCGGACGGACCGGCCCCCGACGGACCGGCCCCCGACGGACCAGTTCCGGACGCCCCCGGACCTGCCGCCCCGGGGCCCGCCGGTCCCGGTGTCGGCGCACCCGGGCCGGGCGAGACGCCTTAG
- a CDS encoding serine/threonine-protein kinase, producing MPPAPDVTGGRPSDLVGRRVADYLVEREIGRGGMAVVYRARDLRLDRTVALKLLAPELARNDTFRRRFTHESRVAASIDHPHIVPVFEAGETDGLLYIAMRYVPGQDLRVMLDRKGPLPAPTAGRIAAQVASALDAAHAHDLVHRDVKPGNILVAEGTDSDHPEHVYLTDFGLTKKSLSLTGFTTVGQFVGTLDYVAPEQISGRPVDGRCDVYSLGCVVFETLAGGPPFRRDDDMALLWAHQFDPAPPLTVHRPDLPAGVDAVMAKALAKSPEDRYGSCGEFVAALRAAASAAGADGGSHRATGVAGRGALPPGEAAPPPQPPRWALPVYPGSSPADGH from the coding sequence ATGCCGCCGGCTCCCGACGTGACCGGCGGCAGGCCCTCCGACCTGGTCGGCCGGAGGGTGGCGGACTATCTGGTGGAGCGCGAGATCGGCCGCGGCGGCATGGCGGTGGTCTACCGCGCCCGCGATCTGCGCCTGGACCGCACCGTCGCGCTGAAGCTGCTCGCCCCCGAACTCGCGCGCAACGACACGTTCCGCAGACGGTTCACCCACGAGTCACGCGTCGCCGCCTCCATCGATCATCCGCACATCGTGCCCGTCTTCGAGGCCGGCGAGACGGACGGCCTTCTCTACATCGCCATGCGGTACGTCCCCGGGCAGGACCTGCGCGTGATGCTCGACCGCAAGGGCCCACTGCCCGCCCCGACGGCCGGGCGGATCGCCGCCCAGGTCGCGTCCGCCCTGGACGCGGCGCACGCGCACGACCTGGTGCACCGGGACGTGAAGCCGGGGAACATCCTGGTCGCGGAGGGCACGGACAGCGACCATCCCGAGCATGTCTACCTCACCGACTTCGGGCTGACGAAGAAGTCCCTTTCGCTGACCGGGTTCACGACGGTCGGCCAGTTCGTCGGCACGCTCGACTACGTGGCGCCGGAACAGATCTCCGGCCGGCCGGTGGACGGGCGGTGCGACGTCTACAGCCTCGGCTGCGTCGTCTTCGAGACGCTGGCCGGCGGCCCGCCGTTCCGGCGGGACGACGACATGGCGCTGCTCTGGGCACACCAGTTCGATCCGGCCCCGCCGCTGACCGTGCACCGGCCGGACCTGCCCGCCGGGGTCGACGCCGTCATGGCGAAGGCCCTCGCCAAGAGCCCCGAGGACCGCTACGGCTCCTGCGGCGAGTTCGTCGCGGCGCTGCGCGCCGCGGCCTCGGCCGCCGGAGCGGACGGGGGGAGCCACCGAGCGACCGGGGTGGCGGGCCGGGGCGCCCTGCCGCCCGGTGAGGCGGCACCGCCGCCTCAGCCGCCGCGCTGGGCGCTGCCCGTGTACCCCGGCTCGTCTCCGGCGGACGGTCACTGA
- a CDS encoding ATP-binding protein, translated as MNVPVACQYRIEVPASPERIPQIRRIVAAHLKYWGLDTHVMPVCSAIDELVGNVVDHVEGDKTCVVELRWTGRHLGASVSDRDRTLPRLRTSSPTRGGLARVARLSDSWGTCATEEGKVIWFSRRVKEPQRVLSGPQAPQPPVREFRPLPLESVPADRFDAPALQVHAVR; from the coding sequence ATGAACGTTCCGGTTGCGTGCCAGTACAGAATCGAAGTGCCGGCCTCCCCTGAGCGCATTCCTCAGATCCGCCGCATCGTCGCGGCGCACCTGAAGTACTGGGGCCTCGACACCCATGTCATGCCGGTATGCAGCGCCATCGACGAGCTTGTCGGCAATGTCGTCGACCATGTCGAGGGCGACAAGACGTGTGTGGTCGAGTTGCGTTGGACGGGCCGCCATCTCGGCGCCTCCGTCTCCGACCGCGATCGGACCCTCCCCCGGCTGCGCACCTCGTCCCCGACACGGGGCGGGCTCGCGAGGGTCGCGAGGCTCAGCGACAGCTGGGGCACCTGCGCCACGGAAGAGGGCAAGGTGATCTGGTTCAGCCGGCGCGTCAAGGAGCCGCAGCGCGTGCTGTCCGGTCCTCAGGCGCCGCAGCCGCCGGTCCGCGAGTTCAGGCCGCTGCCCCTGGAGTCAGTGCCCGCCGACCGGTTCGACGCACCCGCCCTCCAGGTACACGCCGTGCGGTGA
- a CDS encoding FHA domain-containing protein codes for MAERSHTPAAPALVVETDTGSTVLDPTRAYHVGRDPLSDIVIDDARVSWHHAVLHIVEGHWTLADENSTNGTYTDGHRIHEWGVGPGSVIRFGSAADGPRAVLTEPAPAPGEPLHARPLPAEPEPVAPPAGEPPPPEPRPAVPPAEEPPPGEAAPAEPLPAEPPPAEPLPARPLPAAGRPSGVVLPSATGTFRRPTSVRPIPARTVRIGRSPDNELVVDDLVVSRRHAELRSLADGTYEIVDLGSHNGTYLNGLPVGRAPVLPGDIIGIGHSAFVLVGDELQQFVDTGEISLDVQDLAVSVDRGRKVLLDHVSFPVGEKCLLAVVGPSGAGKSTLLNALTGLRPADQGTVLYDGRDLYRDYAELRRRIGLVPQDDILHAQLTVRRALAYAAELRFPQDTDRSEREARVAEVIRELGLEQRADQPIHSLSGGQRKRVSVALELLTKPSLLFLDEPTSGLDPGMDRSVMHMLRDLADDGRTVVVVTHSVLSLDVCDRLLVLAPGGRIAYYGPPADALGFFGFAQWPEAFEAFEGDRGRDWAGTYRASRFNRQYIVGSTAQPHLPPAPAPGPVPPPPKNQSWGAQLRTLVRRYTAALSADRTFLVIMIALPFVMGAMARALAGNRLDRESAMNALLILCVGGVLTGAANAVRELVKERAIYQRERAVGLSRSAYLMSKVVVLGTVTVLQAIVLTLVALAGVDLGAPGGEGVLLPPLLEITLAVALLSFTAMMLGLLVSAVVRKEEVTMPLLVLLAIVQVVFCGALLKLDGVAVVEQLAWLVPSRWALAAMAGTIGLGRIVPGELTADPLFEHSAGVWLLDMGMLLVLSALFGVLVARLLRRHEPAVMRK; via the coding sequence ATGGCAGAGCGGTCTCACACGCCGGCCGCGCCCGCACTCGTCGTGGAGACCGACACCGGTTCCACGGTGCTGGATCCGACCCGGGCGTATCACGTCGGGCGTGACCCCCTGAGCGACATCGTGATCGACGACGCGCGCGTGTCCTGGCACCACGCGGTCCTCCACATCGTCGAGGGGCACTGGACGCTGGCCGACGAGAACAGCACCAACGGCACGTACACCGACGGCCACCGGATCCACGAGTGGGGTGTCGGGCCCGGCAGCGTCATCCGCTTCGGCAGCGCCGCCGACGGCCCGCGGGCCGTGCTGACGGAGCCGGCCCCGGCGCCCGGCGAACCACTCCACGCCCGGCCGCTGCCCGCGGAACCCGAGCCCGTCGCACCACCGGCCGGCGAGCCGCCGCCTCCAGAACCCCGTCCCGCCGTACCGCCGGCCGAGGAGCCGCCGCCTGGCGAGGCGGCGCCCGCGGAACCCCTCCCCGCCGAGCCACCGCCCGCGGAACCCCTCCCCGCCCGGCCGCTGCCCGCCGCGGGGCGGCCGTCCGGCGTCGTTCTGCCCTCCGCCACAGGGACCTTCCGCAGGCCCACCAGCGTGCGACCGATCCCGGCCCGCACCGTGCGCATCGGCCGGTCACCCGACAACGAACTCGTCGTCGACGACCTGGTCGTCTCCCGCCGCCACGCCGAGCTGCGCTCACTCGCCGACGGGACGTACGAGATCGTCGACCTCGGCAGCCACAACGGCACCTACCTCAACGGCCTGCCCGTCGGCCGGGCCCCCGTGCTGCCCGGCGACATCATCGGCATCGGGCACTCGGCGTTCGTCCTCGTCGGCGACGAGCTGCAGCAGTTCGTCGACACCGGCGAAATCTCCCTCGACGTGCAGGACCTGGCGGTCTCGGTCGACCGGGGCCGCAAGGTGCTCCTGGACCACGTCTCGTTCCCCGTCGGCGAGAAGTGTCTGCTCGCCGTCGTCGGACCGAGCGGCGCGGGAAAGTCCACCCTGCTGAACGCCCTCACCGGACTGCGGCCCGCCGACCAGGGCACCGTCCTGTACGACGGGCGCGACCTGTACCGCGACTACGCCGAGCTGCGCCGCCGCATCGGGCTCGTCCCGCAGGACGACATCCTCCACGCGCAGCTGACGGTGCGCCGCGCCCTCGCCTACGCCGCCGAACTGCGCTTCCCTCAGGACACCGACCGGTCCGAGCGGGAGGCCCGGGTCGCCGAGGTGATCCGGGAACTGGGCCTGGAGCAGCGGGCGGACCAGCCGATCCACAGCCTCTCCGGCGGCCAGCGCAAGCGGGTCAGTGTGGCGCTCGAACTGCTGACGAAACCGTCCCTGCTCTTCCTCGACGAACCGACGTCGGGGCTCGACCCCGGCATGGACCGCTCGGTCATGCACATGCTCCGTGACCTGGCCGACGACGGGCGCACGGTCGTCGTGGTGACCCACAGCGTGCTCAGCCTGGACGTCTGCGACCGGCTCCTGGTCCTCGCTCCGGGCGGCCGGATCGCCTACTACGGGCCGCCGGCCGACGCCCTCGGGTTCTTCGGTTTCGCGCAGTGGCCGGAGGCGTTCGAGGCCTTCGAGGGCGACCGGGGCCGGGACTGGGCGGGGACGTACCGCGCGTCGCGGTTCAACCGGCAGTACATCGTGGGCTCGACCGCCCAGCCGCACCTGCCGCCGGCCCCGGCCCCCGGGCCGGTGCCGCCGCCTCCGAAGAACCAGAGCTGGGGCGCCCAGCTGCGCACGCTGGTGCGCAGGTACACGGCCGCACTGAGCGCGGACCGCACGTTCCTCGTCATCATGATCGCCCTGCCGTTCGTGATGGGGGCGATGGCCCGCGCGCTGGCCGGAAACCGGCTCGACCGCGAGTCGGCCATGAACGCCCTGCTCATCCTCTGCGTCGGCGGCGTACTCACCGGCGCGGCGAACGCGGTACGCGAGCTGGTCAAGGAGCGGGCGATCTACCAGCGGGAGAGGGCCGTCGGTCTGTCCCGGTCCGCGTACCTGATGTCCAAGGTCGTGGTGCTGGGGACGGTCACGGTGCTTCAGGCGATCGTGCTGACCCTCGTCGCCCTGGCCGGTGTCGACCTCGGCGCCCCCGGCGGCGAAGGCGTCCTGCTGCCGCCGCTGCTGGAGATCACTCTCGCGGTGGCGCTGCTGTCGTTCACGGCGATGATGCTGGGTCTGCTGGTCTCCGCCGTGGTCCGCAAGGAGGAGGTCACCATGCCGCTGCTGGTGCTCCTCGCCATCGTGCAGGTGGTCTTCTGCGGCGCGCTGCTCAAGCTGGACGGTGTGGCGGTCGTCGAGCAGCTGGCGTGGCTGGTCCCGTCCCGGTGGGCGCTGGCGGCGATGGCCGGCACGATCGGCCTCGGACGGATCGTGCCCGGGGAGTTGACCGCCGATCCGCTCTTCGAGCACTCGGCGGGCGTGTGGCTGCTGGACATGGGGATGCTGCTGGTGCTGTCGGCTCTCTTCGGCGTCCTCGTCGCCCGCCTGCTCCGCCGCCACGAACCCGCCGTCATGCGGAAGTAG
- a CDS encoding streptophobe family protein, with the protein MSQQAPSSPGSAARPAHGWAHALAAVLGGLVVMAVVAALGLWAAGAADLPDGGFLPVVAALVVMAAGGTVEVAGEAGLIAETRAGLTALPLSVSLVGALTVAAGFLRPLRHRAVASARELAGWAARLAVLWLLALIGLSALARHTFTIPIEDPTGGFLEELLDAGPRVGFRTDLPLTLVFGLLWLAAVLALAVLVSRGAPLPARLLRFQESVRPAAYAMVALLLAYVAGGIVIGIVVALTRDSTADTFAVIFLGLPNLVWLALTIGLGASWEGRVEGPFGLPMPQLLDEVLRTGGMSRLDLSTLTERDGRAWWLLVAAVVLVTAAAFVMAVRSPARTRLWQHALHMAVALVLTVLTVCLLVRLYAHYGLSLLGIGDLGGDLAGEVALRPNLWPALGLAALWGLVTGPIGGLLAARVHRRGQAPPRSQ; encoded by the coding sequence GTGAGTCAGCAGGCACCGAGCAGCCCCGGCAGCGCGGCCCGTCCGGCCCACGGCTGGGCCCACGCACTCGCCGCCGTGCTCGGCGGCCTCGTCGTCATGGCCGTCGTCGCGGCGCTCGGACTGTGGGCGGCCGGTGCGGCGGATCTCCCGGACGGCGGCTTCCTGCCGGTCGTCGCGGCGCTCGTCGTGATGGCGGCCGGCGGCACGGTGGAAGTCGCCGGAGAGGCCGGCCTGATCGCCGAGACCAGAGCCGGGCTCACCGCCCTGCCGCTCTCCGTGTCCCTCGTCGGAGCCCTCACCGTCGCCGCCGGCTTCCTGCGGCCCCTGCGCCACCGGGCCGTCGCCTCCGCACGCGAACTGGCGGGCTGGGCCGCCCGGCTGGCCGTCCTGTGGCTGCTCGCCCTGATCGGCCTCAGTGCCCTCGCGCGCCACACCTTCACCATCCCGATCGAGGACCCCACGGGAGGATTCCTGGAGGAACTGCTGGACGCCGGCCCGCGCGTGGGCTTCCGCACCGACCTGCCGCTCACCCTCGTCTTCGGCCTGCTGTGGCTCGCCGCAGTCCTCGCCCTGGCGGTACTGGTGTCCCGCGGCGCCCCGCTCCCCGCCCGGCTGCTGCGCTTCCAGGAATCCGTGCGCCCCGCCGCGTACGCCATGGTCGCCCTGCTGCTCGCCTACGTCGCGGGGGGCATCGTCATCGGCATCGTGGTCGCGCTGACCCGCGACAGCACCGCCGACACCTTCGCCGTCATCTTCCTCGGCCTGCCCAATCTGGTCTGGCTGGCCCTCACCATCGGCCTCGGCGCGTCCTGGGAGGGCAGGGTTGAGGGGCCCTTCGGCCTGCCGATGCCGCAACTCCTCGACGAGGTGCTCCGTACCGGTGGTATGTCCCGCCTCGACCTCTCCACCCTCACCGAACGCGACGGCCGCGCCTGGTGGCTGCTGGTGGCCGCCGTCGTGCTCGTGACGGCGGCCGCCTTCGTGATGGCGGTCCGCTCACCGGCCCGGACACGGCTGTGGCAGCACGCACTGCACATGGCTGTCGCACTCGTCCTCACCGTGCTGACCGTGTGCCTGCTCGTACGGCTCTACGCCCACTACGGCCTGTCGCTGCTGGGCATCGGGGATCTCGGCGGCGACCTCGCCGGCGAGGTGGCGCTGCGGCCGAACCTGTGGCCGGCGCTCGGTCTGGCGGCCCTGTGGGGACTGGTCACCGGTCCGATCGGCGGGCTTCTCGCCGCACGGGTCCACCGGCGGGGCCAGGCGCCCCCGCGCTCTCAGTGA